From Gemmatimonadota bacterium, a single genomic window includes:
- a CDS encoding UbiD family decarboxylase, whose product MAAKNLRAFLDDLDRQGELVRITEPVAARLEIAEIADRVMKQPGGGKALLFEHPLLDDGSRSEMPAAINLFGSWKRMAMALGVSDVSEHGERIARLLQPEVPEGLWAKVQMLPRFAELARVPPRAHRGKAPCQAVVLEGDAVDVRRLPVLTCWPGDAGPFITLPMVISRDPETGVQNVGCYRMQVTGPRTTMMHWQRHKGGAAHYRKHRAAGVSPMAVVVALGADPTTMYTPTAPLPPGIDEYLFSGFLRREPLSTARALTCDLRIPAEAEIVLEGYVDPAEPMQLEGPFGDHTGFYTPADYFPVFH is encoded by the coding sequence ATGGCTGCCAAGAACCTCCGCGCCTTCCTCGACGACCTGGACCGGCAGGGCGAGCTGGTGCGCATCACCGAGCCAGTCGCCGCGCGCCTCGAAATCGCGGAGATCGCGGACCGCGTCATGAAGCAGCCGGGCGGCGGCAAGGCGCTGCTCTTCGAGCACCCCCTGCTGGACGACGGCAGCCGCAGCGAGATGCCGGCGGCTATCAACCTGTTCGGCTCCTGGAAGCGCATGGCCATGGCTCTGGGCGTCAGCGACGTTAGCGAGCACGGCGAGCGCATCGCGCGGCTGCTCCAGCCGGAAGTCCCCGAAGGGCTCTGGGCCAAGGTGCAGATGCTGCCCAGGTTCGCGGAGCTGGCGCGCGTGCCGCCCAGAGCGCACCGCGGCAAGGCCCCGTGCCAGGCAGTGGTCCTCGAGGGCGACGCGGTCGATGTCCGCCGACTCCCCGTCCTGACCTGCTGGCCCGGGGACGCGGGGCCGTTCATCACCCTGCCCATGGTCATCAGCCGCGACCCCGAGACCGGCGTGCAGAACGTGGGGTGCTACCGCATGCAGGTGACCGGGCCTCGCACCACGATGATGCACTGGCAGCGGCACAAGGGCGGGGCCGCGCACTACCGCAAGCACCGGGCGGCGGGGGTGTCTCCTATGGCCGTGGTCGTGGCGCTGGGCGCCGATCCGACCACCATGTACACGCCCACCGCGCCCCTGCCCCCCGGGATCGACGAGTACCTGTTCAGCGGGTTCCTGCGCCGCGAGCCGCTTTCGACTGCGCGGGCGCTGACCTGCGACCTGCGCATCCCGGCCGAGGCTGAGATCGTGCTCGAGGGGTACGTCGACCCCGCCGAGCCCATGCAGCTCGAGGGGCCGTTCGGCGACCACACAGGCTTCTACACGCCGGCCGATTACTTCCCCGTCTTCCACG
- a CDS encoding ABC transporter permease, translated as MSSRLDTLPLVQLTLVRLREFGREPEAVFWTFFFPILLAVALGIAFRNRGPERIHVGIEAGPGSAQVAAALASADGFATRMVEPAGAREALRRGEIALLVVPAAEGVTYHYDPTRPESRLARLAVDDALQRAAGRSDARPVMDLRVTEKGSRYIDFLIPGLIGLNLLGTGLWGVGFALVRMRTGKLLKRLAATPMRRADFLLSFMLSRLVFLAGELAAILLFARLVFDVSVRGSLAGVLLISTLGAFAFTGLGVLVASRARSIEAVQGLMNLVAVPMWVLSGVFFSSDHFPAAMQPFIRALPLTALVDALRAVMVEGAALVATAASLGIVLAWGVGSFAAALAVFRWR; from the coding sequence ATGAGTAGCAGGCTGGACACGCTGCCGCTGGTGCAGCTCACGCTGGTCAGGCTGCGCGAGTTCGGGCGCGAGCCGGAAGCCGTATTCTGGACGTTCTTCTTCCCCATCCTGCTGGCGGTCGCGCTGGGCATCGCGTTCCGCAACCGCGGCCCGGAACGGATCCACGTGGGCATCGAGGCGGGCCCGGGGTCCGCACAGGTTGCGGCGGCGCTGGCATCTGCCGACGGCTTTGCCACGCGGATGGTCGAGCCCGCGGGTGCCCGGGAGGCGTTGCGCCGCGGAGAAATTGCCTTACTGGTTGTGCCCGCGGCGGAGGGGGTCACCTATCACTACGACCCCACCAGGCCGGAAAGCCGCCTTGCCCGGCTGGCCGTGGACGACGCGCTGCAGCGCGCGGCCGGCCGGAGCGATGCGCGGCCGGTGATGGACCTGAGGGTCACGGAGAAGGGGAGCCGCTACATCGACTTCCTGATCCCCGGGCTGATCGGGCTCAACTTGCTGGGCACCGGGCTTTGGGGGGTGGGCTTCGCCCTGGTCCGTATGCGCACGGGGAAGCTGCTCAAGCGCCTCGCCGCCACGCCCATGCGCCGGGCGGATTTCCTGCTCTCCTTCATGCTGTCACGCCTCGTCTTCCTGGCCGGCGAGCTGGCCGCGATCCTGCTCTTCGCCCGCCTGGTCTTCGATGTCAGTGTGAGGGGTTCCCTGGCCGGGGTGCTGCTGATCTCGACGCTGGGCGCGTTTGCGTTCACCGGGCTGGGCGTGCTGGTGGCCAGCCGCGCGCGCAGCATTGAAGCCGTGCAGGGGCTGATGAACCTGGTGGCTGTGCCGATGTGGGTGCTGTCGGGAGTGTTCTTCTCCTCCGACCATTTCCCGGCCGCCATGCAGCCCTTCATCCGCGCCCTGCCGCTGACCGCGCTGGTGGACGCGCTGCGCGCCGTGATGGTTGAGGGCGCCGCCCTGGTGGCGACCGCAGCCTCGCTGGGCATCGTGCTGGCCTGGGGCGTGGGCTCGTTTGCTGCGGCGCTCGCCGTCTTCCGCTGGCGGTAG
- a CDS encoding ABC transporter ATP-binding protein codes for MRSSLASAASAGAAPGGAALECRGLVKRYGDVTAVAGLDLEVQAGECFGLLGPNGAGKTTTIEVLEGLLEPDEGSVRVLGRSWDREARELRQRLGIQLQETRLPEKLTVEETIRLFRSFYGRGPSVGEVIDAVQLADKRGARVGRLSGGQKQRLAVACALVGEPDLLFLDEPTTGLDPQSRRALWELIEGYRASGRTVLLTTHYMEEAARLCDRVAIMDHGRILALGAPAELVASLGAEHVVDFTLANGAASPDASELQRLPGVTGVRTLASRVSLTVREVHTAVPALLEALERRGAALSSLSTHHASLEDVFVTLTGRPLRDE; via the coding sequence ATGCGAAGTTCTCTGGCCAGCGCGGCCTCCGCTGGTGCGGCGCCGGGCGGCGCCGCGCTCGAGTGCCGCGGCCTGGTCAAGCGCTATGGCGACGTCACCGCCGTGGCCGGCCTGGACCTCGAGGTTCAGGCCGGCGAGTGCTTCGGGCTGTTGGGTCCGAACGGCGCGGGCAAGACCACCACCATCGAGGTGCTCGAGGGGCTGCTCGAGCCGGACGAGGGGTCGGTCCGCGTACTGGGCCGGAGCTGGGATCGCGAGGCGCGGGAGCTGCGGCAGCGGCTGGGGATCCAGTTGCAGGAGACGCGGCTGCCGGAGAAGCTGACCGTAGAAGAAACGATCCGGCTGTTCCGGAGCTTTTATGGACGCGGCCCGTCGGTCGGCGAGGTGATCGACGCTGTGCAGCTCGCGGACAAGCGCGGCGCCCGGGTAGGCCGATTGTCGGGCGGGCAGAAGCAGCGGCTGGCCGTGGCCTGCGCGCTGGTCGGCGAACCTGACCTGCTCTTTCTGGACGAGCCCACCACCGGTCTGGATCCGCAGTCGCGCCGGGCGCTCTGGGAGCTGATCGAGGGCTATCGCGCCTCCGGACGCACCGTGCTGCTGACCACGCACTACATGGAGGAGGCGGCACGGCTTTGCGACCGGGTGGCGATCATGGACCACGGCCGCATCCTGGCGCTGGGCGCGCCCGCCGAGCTCGTGGCCTCGCTGGGCGCCGAGCACGTGGTCGATTTCACGCTGGCCAACGGCGCTGCGTCCCCCGACGCAAGCGAGCTCCAGCGGCTGCCGGGTGTCACGGGAGTCCGCACGCTGGCGAGCCGTGTCTCGCTCACCGTGCGGGAGGTCCACACTGCAGTGCCGGCGCTGCTCGAGGCGCTCGAGCGTCGGGGCGCGGCGCTGTCCAGCCTTAGCACGCACCACGCCTCGCTGGAAGACGTGTTTGTGACCCTGACGGGCCGGCCGCTGCGCGATGAGTAG
- a CDS encoding DMT family transporter, with the protein MSQHARAGSAAAGATLPGYLFALGAGALWGTTGALSTALQRIGAELTAVGFWRILLATLGFLIYGVLRRELFHIDRRGLLLVGLGGGVLVALFEVAYQFAIAGAGVAGAATLLYTAPIMVALLARPLLGEALTPTRVGLALVVMVGVALTVGGYAGGENGAGDAAGTSRAVGVLGGLLAAASYAGTTLLARFAVPRYGAARVLFLELAGGTAMLALFLPLAGHAPAPATSTAGWIYIVGLGIGSVLLANFCFFAAVRRIDAAPTAVAASIEPVVSALLALAFLSQRLTLTGWLGLLMVVGGVAAGYWREAAQPPGAAAAEREQELAAAR; encoded by the coding sequence ATGAGCCAGCACGCACGGGCAGGCAGCGCCGCTGCCGGCGCCACGCTCCCCGGATACCTCTTCGCCCTGGGCGCGGGCGCGCTATGGGGCACAACGGGAGCGCTGAGCACCGCGCTCCAGCGCATCGGCGCAGAGCTGACGGCGGTGGGCTTCTGGCGTATCCTGTTGGCGACGCTTGGCTTCCTGATTTACGGGGTGCTGCGTCGCGAGCTGTTCCATATCGACCGCCGCGGGTTGCTGCTGGTGGGGCTCGGCGGCGGCGTCCTGGTCGCGCTCTTCGAGGTCGCCTATCAGTTCGCCATTGCCGGCGCGGGCGTGGCCGGCGCGGCCACGCTGCTCTACACCGCGCCCATCATGGTGGCGCTCCTGGCGCGGCCACTGCTGGGTGAGGCGCTGACACCCACCCGCGTGGGACTGGCCCTTGTGGTCATGGTGGGCGTGGCGCTCACCGTGGGGGGGTACGCCGGGGGGGAGAACGGTGCGGGCGACGCCGCGGGCACGTCCCGCGCCGTCGGCGTCCTGGGCGGGCTGCTGGCCGCCGCCAGCTACGCCGGCACTACGCTGCTCGCCCGTTTCGCCGTGCCCCGCTACGGGGCGGCCAGGGTGCTGTTCCTGGAGCTCGCCGGGGGGACCGCCATGCTGGCGCTCTTCCTCCCGCTAGCGGGGCACGCGCCCGCGCCCGCGACTTCCACGGCCGGCTGGATCTACATTGTGGGGCTGGGCATCGGCTCCGTACTCCTGGCCAACTTCTGCTTCTTCGCCGCGGTCCGCCGCATCGACGCCGCGCCCACCGCGGTTGCCGCCAGCATCGAGCCCGTGGTCAGCGCACTGCTGGCGCTGGCCTTCCTCAGCCAGCGGCTCACGCTCACCGGCTGGCTGGGGCTGCTCATGGTCGTCGGGGGCGTGGCTGCCGGCTACTGGCGCGAGGCCGCACAGCCACCAGGCGCGGCGGCGGCGGAGCGGGAGCAGGAGCTGGCGGCCGCGCGCTAA
- a CDS encoding ubiquinone/menaquinone biosynthesis methyltransferase: MLPPPAEKAAAVRRLFNAIAPRYDLLNHLLSLNFDRRWRRRAVARLLDGGRGGPTRGGSGTSGLYLDACAGTLDLAVELVRQAGTCARVVAADFSLHMLQCGRRKLSGGMIRLACADTLRLPFPDGRLDAGIVGFGVRNLADLDAGLRELVRVLRPGGRLVVLEFGIPTGRLFRRLYLFYFRRLLPWIGRLASGHQSAYSYLPASVLEFPAAEPLARRMEGAGLERVRWEKLTGGIATIHVGEKR, from the coding sequence ATTCTGCCGCCGCCCGCCGAGAAGGCCGCCGCCGTGCGCCGACTGTTCAATGCCATCGCGCCACGGTACGACCTGCTCAACCACCTGCTGAGCCTGAATTTTGACCGGCGTTGGCGCCGGCGGGCCGTGGCCCGGCTGCTGGATGGGGGGCGGGGTGGCCCCACCAGAGGGGGATCGGGTACTTCGGGGCTCTACCTCGACGCCTGCGCTGGTACGCTGGACCTGGCAGTCGAGCTGGTGCGGCAGGCCGGCACATGCGCAAGGGTCGTTGCCGCTGACTTCTCTCTCCACATGCTCCAGTGCGGAAGGCGGAAGCTCTCTGGCGGAATGATCCGCTTGGCCTGTGCGGACACCTTGCGGCTGCCCTTCCCGGATGGACGCCTTGACGCAGGCATTGTCGGCTTCGGCGTGCGCAACCTGGCGGATCTGGATGCGGGGCTGCGCGAGCTGGTCCGGGTGCTCCGGCCGGGCGGCCGGCTGGTCGTGCTCGAGTTCGGGATCCCGACCGGCCGGCTGTTCCGCCGCCTCTACCTCTTCTACTTCCGGCGACTGCTCCCCTGGATCGGCCGGCTGGCCTCAGGCCACCAGAGCGCCTACAGCTACCTCCCCGCCTCCGTGCTCGAGTTCCCGGCGGCCGAGCCTCTCGCCCGGCGGATGGAGGGCGCGGGACTGGAGCGCGTGCGCTGGGAAAAGCTGACGGGCGGGATCGCGACCATTCACGTCGGGGAGAAGCGCTAG
- a CDS encoding sigma-70 family RNA polymerase sigma factor: protein MEYKTLSDQDVVARARTGQEAAFRELIGRYERPVFSLIYRLVRNREQAEDLAQDTFIKVLNALERYDPSYKFSSWIFKIAHNTAIDHLRRKEVDTLSLEGSPHAETAEALDASTLTAVAAGPTPEEHAASQELGAEIERAIARLRPEYRTAIVLWHVEGRPYEEIAQIMDVPLGTVKTYIHRARNELRKRLGHLYG from the coding sequence GTGGAGTACAAAACTCTTTCCGATCAGGATGTAGTCGCCCGCGCCCGCACGGGGCAGGAAGCGGCATTTCGCGAATTGATCGGCCGCTACGAGCGGCCCGTCTTCTCCCTCATCTACCGGCTGGTCCGGAATCGCGAGCAGGCCGAAGACCTGGCCCAGGACACCTTCATCAAGGTGCTGAATGCGCTGGAGCGCTACGACCCGTCCTACAAGTTCAGCTCCTGGATCTTCAAGATCGCCCACAACACGGCCATCGATCATCTGCGGCGCAAGGAAGTGGACACCCTTTCGCTGGAAGGCTCGCCCCATGCGGAGACGGCGGAGGCACTGGATGCCAGCACGCTCACGGCGGTGGCGGCGGGCCCCACGCCCGAGGAGCACGCGGCCAGTCAGGAGTTGGGCGCCGAGATCGAGCGGGCCATCGCGCGGCTGCGGCCCGAGTACCGTACGGCGATCGTGCTCTGGCACGTCGAGGGCCGGCCGTACGAGGAGATTGCGCAGATCATGGACGTGCCCCTGGGCACGGTGAAGACCTACATCCACCGGGCTCGTAACGAGTTACGCAAGCGGCTCGGTCACCTCTATGGCTGA
- a CDS encoding zf-HC2 domain-containing protein, protein MTERKHLSPKRMQAYAEGALSPAERGLFESHLEACARCSAATVQWQALFLALAALPRLAPAPGFADRVLAQVHARVPLVDRLLDWLDRLVPRTTGGWAVATAFLALPVLLVGGVVAWILATPWLTFEGLWLFLRGRASTALLALAERAGDMFLGSQPTLWVANGIRAVAATGALDKVGLVIAALATVTLISIWVLYHNLFRSPTRGSTYGTYCF, encoded by the coding sequence TTGACTGAGCGAAAGCACCTGAGCCCCAAGCGGATGCAGGCCTACGCCGAGGGGGCGCTCTCGCCTGCGGAGCGCGGGCTCTTCGAGTCGCATCTCGAGGCGTGCGCGCGCTGCAGCGCGGCGACAGTGCAGTGGCAGGCGCTGTTCCTGGCGCTGGCAGCGCTGCCGCGACTCGCGCCCGCGCCGGGATTCGCCGATCGCGTGCTGGCGCAGGTCCATGCCCGCGTACCGCTGGTCGATCGGCTGCTCGACTGGCTGGACCGCCTCGTGCCCCGGACCACCGGCGGCTGGGCCGTGGCCACGGCGTTCCTGGCGCTTCCGGTGCTGCTGGTGGGCGGTGTTGTCGCCTGGATCCTGGCCACGCCCTGGCTCACCTTCGAGGGGCTCTGGCTGTTCCTGCGCGGCCGGGCTAGCACCGCCTTGCTTGCGCTTGCCGAGCGCGCGGGTGACATGTTCCTGGGCAGCCAACCGACGTTGTGGGTGGCCAACGGGATTCGGGCCGTTGCCGCCACCGGCGCACTGGACAAGGTCGGGCTGGTCATCGCCGCATTGGCGACCGTCACCCTGATCTCCATCTGGGTCCTGTACCACAACCTGTTCCGCTCGCCTACGCGGGGTAGCACGTATGGCACCTACTGCTTCTAA
- a CDS encoding type II toxin-antitoxin system VapC family toxin gives MKLLLDTHAFLWWSEGSPRLRAEARRAIAGAEIVVVSAASAWEAAIKTALGKLSIRIPFEQAVEINAFKELPIAFAHVAGVTGLAPHHRDPFDRMLIAQAFAEGLTIVTHDRRFEPYGVPVLWT, from the coding sequence GTGAAGCTGCTCCTCGATACGCATGCATTCCTCTGGTGGAGCGAGGGGAGCCCGCGGCTGAGGGCTGAGGCGCGGCGCGCAATAGCCGGCGCGGAGATCGTGGTCGTTAGCGCCGCTTCGGCCTGGGAGGCGGCGATCAAAACTGCGCTGGGCAAGCTCAGCATCCGAATCCCGTTCGAACAGGCCGTCGAGATCAACGCCTTCAAAGAGCTACCCATCGCTTTCGCGCACGTGGCGGGAGTGACGGGCCTCGCCCCGCACCATCGTGATCCGTTCGACCGCATGCTGATCGCGCAGGCCTTCGCCGAAGGGCTGACGATCGTCACCCATGACCGACGCTTCGAGCCGTACGGGGTCCCGGTTCTCTGGACGTGA